In Ascochyta rabiei chromosome 2, complete sequence, one genomic interval encodes:
- a CDS encoding Arp2/3 complex subunit, actin nucleation center, protein MASQTPAVVMDNGTGYSKLGFAGNDSPSFVFPTAIATRGPTGGGGSSGSGRPAVANKPSFLTGGAGPSGHLSGKRGTEDLDFYIGDEALSAAGGSGYGINYPIRHGQIDNWDLMERFWSNSIFKYLRVEPEDHHFLLTEPPLNPPENREATAEIMFESFNVAGLYIAVQAVLALAASWTSSKVQDRSLTGTVIDSGAGVTHVIPVAEGYVIGSSIKSVPIAGRDITQFVQSLLRERGEPDSSLATAERIKEEYCYVCPDIVKEFARYDRESDDRFKQHTVTYANGKTTTVDVGYERFLAPEIFFNPEIYSSDFLTPLPTIVDNVIQTSPIDVRRGLYKNIVLSGGSTLYKDFGRRLQRDIRHLVDARIKASEARSGGAKSGGLDVQVITHKRQRHGPWFGGSLLGQTPEFRSYCHTKAEYDEIGPSIVRRFALLGGPGST, encoded by the exons ATGGCGTCCCAAACCCCTGCCGTTGTCATGGACAA CGGTACGGGATACTCAAAGCTCG GTTTCGCCGGCAACGACTCCCCCTCCTTCGTCTTCCCCACCGCCATAGCCACACGAGGACCAACAGGCGGCGGCGGTAGCTCCGGCTCTGGCCGCCCAGCAGTTGCGAACAAGCCCTCTTTCTTGACCGGCGGTGCTGGCCCCAGCGGCCACCTGTCCGGGAAACGCGGCACTGAGGACCTGGACTTCTACATTGGCGACGAAGCTCTCTCCGCTGCAGGAGGCTCCGGCTATGGCATCAACTACCCGATCAGGCACGGCCAGATTGACAACTGG GACCTCATGGAGCGCTTCTGGTCCAACTCGATATTCAAGTACCTCAGAGTTGAGCCCGAGGACCACCACTTCCTCCTGACTGAGCCT CCACTGAACCCTCCGGAGAACCGCGAAGCTACCGCCGAGATCATGTTCGAGTCGTTCAACGTCGCCGGTCTGTACATCGCTGTACAGGCTGTGCTTGCCCTCGCCGCCTCCTGGACCAGCTCGAAGGTCCAAGACCGATCGCTCACCGGTACTGTTATCGACTCGGGTGCTGGAGTTACCCACGTTATCCCCGTCGCCGAAGGCTACGTCATTGGCTCTTCGATCAAGAGTGTGCCTATCGCTGGTCGCGACATCACCCAGTTTGTGCAGTCCCTTCTGCGAGAGCGTGGCGAGCCAGACTCGTCTCTTGCGACCGCCGAGCGCATCAAGGAGGAGTACTGCTACGTTTGCCCGGACATTGTCAAGGAGTTTGCGCGCTACGACCGCGAGTCGGACGACAGGTTCAAGCAGCACACGGTCACGTACGCAAATGGCAAGACGACTACCGTCGATGTTGGATACGAACGCTTCTTGGCGCCTGAGATTTTCTTCAACCCTGAGATCTACTCTTCCGATTTCCTCACGCCTCTCCCCACGATTGTCGATAACGTCATCCAGACCTCGCCCATCGACGTGCGAAGAGGACTGTACAAGAACATTGTACTGTCTGGTGGTTCGACGCTGTACAAGGACTTTGGTCGCCGTCTACAGCGCGACATCAGGCACTTGGTTGACGCGCGCATCAAGGCATCCGAGGCACGCAGTGGAGGCGCCAAGAGCGGCGGTCTGGATGTACAGGTCATTACGCACAAGAGGCAAAGACACGGCCCATGGTTCGGAGGCAGTTTGCTCGGTCAGACGCCCGAGTTTAGGAGTTACTGTCACACCAAGGCAGAGTACGATGAGATTGGCCCCAGCATTGTCCGACGATTTGCGCTGCTGGGCGGACCGGGCAGCACCTAG
- a CDS encoding 4-hydroxy-2-oxoheptanedioate aldolase translates to MNTLQEASTIYKSFKRGGPAFGGWQMLPGTNHSRAIARSGVDWVCVDCEHGNIDDGEMHEAVIAIAREGVSPIVRIPANEAWMVKRALDAGAHGIVVPLIYTVDDAKRLVASAKFPPEGHRGFGSPFSPHAFTGEALTEYLQNANSSIQTIVQIETKSALESVKEIAAIPGVDCLLIGPFDLGNNIGRPILGEMHQELKDAIELIKEAAHSEGKKVGIYCADGQQAQGYAQRGFDFISVCTDFPAITAAFAGAVKTAKGEATGDDNGRVKGYDGR, encoded by the exons ATGAACACCCTTCAAGAAGCAAGCACCATCTACAAGTCTTTCAAGAGGGGAGGTCCTGCATTCGGAGGATGGCAG ATGCTACCTGGGACAAACCACTCTCGAGCAATCGCCCGTTCAGGTGTTGATTGGGTTTGTGTTGACTGCGAACATGGCAACATTGATG ATGGAGAGATGCACGAAGCCGTTATCGCCATAGCACGCGAAGGCGTCAGTCCCATTGTTCGCATACCCGCCAACGAAGCCTGGATGGTCAAGC GAGCCCTTGATGCTGGCGCGCATGGCATTGTTGTTCCTTTGATCTACACTGTAGATGACGCTAAACGGCTTGTTGCATCAGCAAAGTTCCCACCCGAAGGACACAGAGGTTTCGGGTCGCCTTTCTCACCTCATGCCTTTACTGGTGAGGCGCTCACGGAGTACCTTCAGAACGCCAACTCCTCAATTCAAACGATCGTTCAGATCGAAACAAAGTCAGCCCTAGAGTCCGTCAAGGAGATTGCCGCGATACCTGGCGTTGACTGTCTGCTCATCGGCCCTTTCGACTTGGGCAACAATATCGGACGACCGATTCTGGGTGAAATGCACCAAGAGCTGAAGGATGCCATCGAGCTCATCAAAGAGGCAGCTCATTCAGAGGGCAAAAAGGTGGGCATCTACTGTGCGGATGGTCAGCAGGCGCAAGGTTACGCACAGAGGGGCTTCGATTTTATCAGCGTATGCACTGACTTCCCTGCCATCACTGCGGCGTTCGCAGGTGCAGTCAAGACAGCTAAGGGCGAAGCCACCGGAGATGACAACGGTCGTGTGAAGGGTTACGATGGACGGTAA